A single Gammaproteobacteria bacterium DNA region contains:
- a CDS encoding sodium:solute symporter family protein, whose amino-acid sequence METWVVATSLIFIYLLITLGVAVVANRHMSVDMEDFLLAGRRTGFVVLYLTVVATFHSAFAFLGSGGFFYTHGIGFWAAGAWTVLVGAITYVIGTRIWALGKTFGYITPADMLADFYESEAVRVAIALFSVLFTILYIQVQALALGYIVEVASDGRISFEVGVFVMLAVAAVHLAIGGLRAVYWTDVMQGVWMYVAVWAGALVLSFELFGGPVELWRAVAEQRPELLTLPGPEGLFTPGIWVGMVITLSFGIVLQPHMMIRYYTAVDGRTLKLLGATTPIYLMTLYIPAALVGLGGALVLPDLAQADRIFPELLFSFAPPWLTGLILAGAAAAAMSTLDSILHANMTVLTRDVYQRYLVRDRSQKHYVRVGQAIVLALLVVAYWLSLQEGALLVSIINLSGSGALQLLPAIIGICFPGGRSLSKAGVLAGLAAGVATLWWSLLLDPNPMGIHGGLWGLAANFVVAVAVSAVTAGPSAKTVKRVHGEVERFVYGEEQ is encoded by the coding sequence ATGGAAACCTGGGTCGTCGCCACCAGCCTGATCTTCATCTACCTGCTGATAACGCTCGGGGTGGCCGTGGTGGCCAACCGGCACATGTCGGTGGACATGGAGGACTTCCTCCTGGCCGGCCGGCGCACGGGGTTTGTGGTTCTATACCTGACGGTGGTGGCCACCTTCCACTCGGCCTTCGCGTTCCTGGGTTCGGGCGGGTTCTTCTACACCCACGGCATCGGCTTCTGGGCGGCCGGGGCGTGGACCGTGCTGGTCGGCGCCATCACCTACGTCATCGGCACCCGCATCTGGGCGCTGGGGAAGACGTTCGGCTACATCACCCCGGCGGACATGCTGGCCGACTTCTACGAATCCGAGGCGGTTCGGGTGGCGATCGCGCTGTTCTCGGTCCTCTTCACCATCCTCTACATCCAGGTGCAGGCCCTCGCGCTGGGCTACATCGTGGAGGTCGCCTCGGACGGGCGCATCTCGTTCGAGGTCGGCGTGTTCGTGATGCTCGCGGTGGCCGCGGTGCACCTGGCGATCGGCGGGCTGCGGGCGGTCTACTGGACCGACGTCATGCAGGGCGTGTGGATGTACGTCGCGGTGTGGGCGGGGGCGCTGGTGCTCTCCTTCGAGCTGTTCGGGGGGCCGGTCGAGCTCTGGCGGGCGGTGGCGGAGCAGCGTCCCGAGCTGCTCACGCTTCCCGGCCCGGAAGGGCTGTTCACGCCGGGCATCTGGGTGGGGATGGTCATCACGCTGTCCTTCGGCATCGTGCTGCAGCCGCACATGATGATCCGCTACTACACGGCGGTGGACGGGAGGACGCTCAAGCTGCTGGGCGCGACAACCCCCATCTACCTGATGACGCTCTACATCCCGGCGGCTCTGGTTGGCCTCGGGGGCGCCCTGGTGCTCCCGGACCTCGCCCAGGCGGACCGCATCTTCCCGGAGCTGCTCTTCTCCTTCGCGCCCCCCTGGCTCACCGGCCTGATCCTGGCCGGCGCGGCGGCGGCCGCCATGTCCACCCTGGACTCCATCCTGCACGCCAACATGACCGTGCTGACCCGGGACGTGTACCAGCGCTACCTGGTGCGGGACCGCAGCCAGAAGCACTACGTGCGCGTCGGCCAGGCCATCGTCCTGGCATTGCTGGTGGTGGCCTACTGGCTGTCGCTCCAGGAAGGCGCCCTGCTGGTCAGCATCATCAACCTCTCGGGCTCGGGCGCCCTCCAGTTGCTTCCCGCCATCATCGGCATCTGCTTCCCGGGCGGCCGCTCGCTCAGCAAGGCGGGCGTGCTGGCCGGGCTGGCCGCCGGCGTGGCCACCCTGTGGTGGTCCCTCCTGCTCGATCCGAACCCGATGGGCATCCACGGCGGGCTCTGGGGCCTTGCCGCGAACTTCGTCGTTGCCGTTGCGGTATCGGCCGTCACGGCAGGACCGTCCGCCAAGACGGTCAAGCGCGTGCACGGGGAGGTGGAGCGGTTCGTGTACGGGGAGGAGCAGTAG
- a CDS encoding 6-bladed beta-propeller produces the protein MRIDSSRTRDRARVAVSPYWWTPVALLAALTGCGPVPEASPATDDAAGPKGGDDRTGHYEVVEGWWKAAASHDEDWTWGRVAGVAVDNPDRIIVVTRGDLPVDFDDDRPWAEQARPGNFIVVVDRNGNIIENWSQWDSIMREPHTVYISPYDPERHVWVIDNRRMQIFKFTNDGSELVMEIGQANYPTTMVEARANDEPYVFGRQADIAFLPDGSFYVADGYWKTRVVKFSAEGEYLMEWGTPGDGPGEFDLLHSIAVDADRRVYVADRRNSRIQVFTEDGEFIEEWPDIFDPVNIYIDESHAVWVLDATLNRLLKYDRDGRLQDTWGAYGEAGAIGRPPWPGGLVLPHQAAVDQEGNLYVASYNGGHVQKFVPRPGADPARLLGQPMLLN, from the coding sequence ATGAGAATCGACTCGTCGAGGACCCGGGACCGCGCGCGGGTGGCCGTCTCGCCGTACTGGTGGACACCGGTCGCGCTCCTGGCGGCCCTCACCGGCTGCGGGCCCGTCCCTGAGGCATCGCCCGCGACGGATGACGCCGCCGGCCCGAAGGGGGGCGACGACCGCACCGGCCACTACGAGGTGGTGGAGGGGTGGTGGAAGGCCGCCGCCAGCCACGACGAGGACTGGACCTGGGGACGTGTCGCGGGCGTGGCGGTGGACAACCCCGACCGCATCATCGTGGTGACCCGGGGCGACCTCCCGGTGGACTTCGACGACGACCGCCCGTGGGCCGAGCAGGCGCGCCCCGGCAACTTCATCGTGGTGGTCGACCGCAACGGCAACATCATCGAGAACTGGAGCCAGTGGGACTCGATCATGCGCGAGCCGCACACGGTCTACATCAGTCCCTACGACCCGGAGCGGCACGTCTGGGTCATCGACAACCGGCGCATGCAGATCTTCAAGTTTACCAACGACGGCAGCGAGCTGGTGATGGAGATCGGGCAGGCGAACTATCCCACGACCATGGTGGAGGCGCGCGCCAACGACGAGCCGTACGTGTTCGGGCGCCAGGCCGACATCGCCTTCCTGCCGGACGGGAGCTTCTACGTGGCGGACGGCTACTGGAAGACCCGGGTGGTCAAGTTCAGCGCCGAGGGCGAGTACCTGATGGAGTGGGGCACGCCCGGCGACGGGCCCGGGGAGTTCGACCTGCTGCACAGCATCGCGGTGGACGCGGACCGGCGCGTCTATGTGGCGGATCGCCGCAACAGCCGGATTCAGGTGTTTACCGAGGACGGCGAGTTCATCGAGGAATGGCCCGATATCTTCGACCCGGTGAACATCTACATCGACGAGAGCCATGCCGTGTGGGTGCTGGACGCGACCCTCAACCGGCTGCTCAAGTACGACCGCGACGGGCGGCTGCAGGACACCTGGGGAGCGTACGGCGAGGCGGGCGCGATCGGGCGGCCGCCGTGGCCGGGCGGGCTGGTGCTGCCCCACCAGGCGGCGGTCGATCAGGAGGGCAACCTGTACGTCGCCTCCTACAACGGCGGGCACGTGCAGAAGTTCGTGCCCAGGCCGGGGGCCGACCCGGCCAGGCTGCTGGGGCAGCCGATGCTGCTGAACTGA
- a CDS encoding SusC/RagA family TonB-linked outer membrane protein translates to MLRRLCLLSLPAAAFLVLVPGVQAQQATLTGTVTDRQTGEPLAAVQVFIAEPSIGALTQQNGRYLLAGVPAGTHSVTAQRIGYTSSTIEVTVTADETTLLDFQLTEEALGLDEIIVTGTPGGTQRRAIGNAVATLEAAQVTQEVAVLNMQDLLTARTPGVQFARAGGNVGTGSAIEVRGTGSFNLGSNPLIYVDGVRVNNNSQAGPDLGNEREVNVLNDFNPQDIESIEIIKGPAAATLYGTEASAGVIQIITKRGAEGEAQFDASVRMGTNYLRNPAARIGTKWTCQNSFDPPCREGDGLVPYNAYEESNVLIDQGAFPWPQDELFQRGLSQSYNLGVRGGTQNYRYFLSGNYDNDEGITYYNWNKALRLRANVGVVFSENFSLDVSTGYVDGKTRFLSPADGDGGIWEDLAWGNGFCYPRINGRNACARLMGFQEHLPSDVAKLEATREFSRFTGSGTLNFTTGDWLSSRVVVGLDKGWDENNVLWPLEVQLSPVYEETASGLVVLERPVTTNFTADWSATARVPLTDSWGTATSVGAQYYFERLSMLGTTGRGFASPFSRTVNQTPPASADLNFDYIENKSIGFYVQEEFSYNDRLFLTGAVRFDDNSAFGAELEPETYPKVSATWVMSEESFWNFDMVNSFRLRGAWGQAGRQPDAFAGTNQYSVIPGAGGTTALDPSNPGNPAVGPERSTELEVGFDVALLDDRVSAEFTYFDQKNEDALLAVALPPSLGFGGVTQRNLGRIDNWGWEASVNTRLYEGSGISVNLGLNGSYVMNRIKDLGSFAGTREIRIGLPYPNYSEPRYYVMSAQFDPNGPVRNAYGENVSAMCDAGVIIGPDGTPATVPSGTGPTDQYGVILGGPLIPCADAGYNIMAGPAFFPYRFSVNPSISLLDNAVSIHLLADGGYGKVGLDGAQEWGHRYNNSYDSRCECDPVWVAGDRYRSQATWGYFDADFWKLREVGVRYNFTQAMANRIGADRASLSFSGRELWTIWQRQKEVGNFLGTQAGNPGLPVLDPEMGTSDFGSANHRLMAPLTSMHLEMRVTF, encoded by the coding sequence ATGCTTCGACGACTTTGTCTTCTTTCCCTGCCCGCGGCGGCCTTCCTCGTGCTTGTGCCGGGCGTGCAGGCGCAGCAGGCGACCCTGACGGGAACGGTAACCGACCGGCAGACCGGCGAGCCCCTGGCCGCGGTCCAGGTCTTCATCGCCGAACCCAGCATCGGCGCCCTCACGCAGCAGAACGGGCGCTATCTCCTGGCGGGCGTGCCCGCCGGCACCCACTCGGTCACAGCCCAGCGCATCGGCTATACGTCCTCGACCATCGAGGTGACAGTCACGGCCGACGAGACCACGCTGCTGGACTTCCAGCTCACCGAGGAGGCGCTCGGGCTCGACGAGATCATCGTGACGGGGACGCCCGGCGGTACCCAGCGGCGCGCGATCGGCAACGCGGTGGCCACGCTGGAGGCTGCGCAGGTCACCCAGGAGGTGGCGGTGCTCAACATGCAGGACCTGCTGACCGCCCGGACCCCCGGCGTGCAGTTCGCCAGGGCCGGCGGGAACGTCGGGACCGGGTCGGCGATCGAGGTCCGGGGCACCGGGAGCTTCAATCTGGGCTCCAATCCCCTCATCTACGTCGACGGCGTGCGCGTGAACAACAACTCGCAGGCCGGACCCGATCTGGGCAACGAGCGGGAGGTCAACGTTCTCAACGACTTCAATCCCCAGGACATCGAGAGCATCGAGATCATCAAGGGACCCGCGGCCGCCACGCTGTACGGCACCGAAGCGTCCGCCGGGGTGATTCAGATCATCACCAAGCGCGGCGCCGAGGGCGAGGCGCAGTTCGACGCCTCGGTGCGCATGGGCACCAACTACCTGCGCAATCCGGCGGCGCGCATCGGCACCAAGTGGACGTGCCAGAACAGCTTCGACCCGCCCTGCCGCGAGGGCGACGGGCTGGTGCCCTACAACGCCTACGAGGAGTCGAACGTCCTGATCGACCAGGGAGCCTTCCCGTGGCCGCAGGACGAGCTGTTCCAGAGAGGTCTCAGCCAGAGCTACAACCTGGGTGTGCGCGGCGGCACCCAGAACTACCGCTACTTCCTCTCCGGGAACTACGACAACGACGAAGGAATCACCTACTACAACTGGAACAAGGCGTTGCGCCTGCGCGCCAACGTCGGCGTCGTCTTCTCCGAGAACTTTTCGCTCGACGTCTCCACCGGATATGTGGACGGCAAGACGAGGTTCCTGTCGCCCGCGGACGGGGACGGCGGCATCTGGGAGGACCTGGCGTGGGGCAACGGCTTCTGCTATCCGCGCATCAACGGGCGCAACGCATGCGCGCGGCTGATGGGGTTCCAGGAGCACCTCCCCTCGGACGTGGCCAAGCTCGAGGCGACGCGCGAGTTCAGCCGCTTCACCGGAAGCGGCACGCTCAACTTCACCACCGGCGACTGGCTCTCGTCGCGGGTCGTGGTCGGCCTGGACAAGGGCTGGGACGAGAACAACGTGCTCTGGCCCCTCGAGGTGCAGCTGTCGCCGGTGTACGAGGAGACCGCCTCCGGGCTGGTCGTTCTTGAGCGGCCGGTCACCACCAACTTCACGGCGGACTGGTCCGCCACCGCCCGGGTGCCGCTGACCGACTCCTGGGGAACCGCGACCTCCGTGGGTGCGCAGTACTACTTCGAGCGCCTCTCCATGCTCGGCACCACCGGACGGGGATTCGCGTCTCCCTTCTCGCGCACCGTCAACCAGACTCCGCCTGCGAGCGCCGATCTCAACTTCGACTACATCGAGAACAAGTCCATCGGCTTCTACGTGCAGGAGGAGTTCAGCTACAACGACCGGCTGTTCCTTACCGGCGCGGTGCGCTTCGACGACAACTCGGCGTTCGGCGCCGAGCTCGAGCCCGAGACCTATCCCAAGGTCTCGGCCACCTGGGTCATGTCCGAAGAGAGCTTCTGGAACTTCGACATGGTCAACTCGTTCCGCCTGCGGGGCGCGTGGGGCCAGGCCGGCCGGCAGCCGGACGCCTTTGCCGGAACCAACCAGTACAGCGTCATCCCCGGGGCCGGCGGAACGACGGCTCTCGATCCGTCGAATCCGGGCAACCCGGCCGTGGGTCCCGAACGCAGCACGGAGCTCGAGGTCGGGTTCGACGTCGCGCTGCTGGACGACCGGGTATCCGCCGAGTTCACCTACTTCGACCAGAAGAACGAGGATGCGCTCCTGGCCGTGGCCCTTCCGCCCAGCCTTGGCTTCGGCGGAGTCACCCAGCGCAATCTGGGCCGCATCGACAACTGGGGATGGGAGGCTTCGGTCAACACCCGGCTCTACGAGGGGTCGGGCATCTCCGTCAACCTGGGACTGAACGGGTCCTACGTCATGAACCGGATCAAGGACCTGGGATCGTTCGCGGGCACCCGCGAGATCCGGATCGGGCTGCCGTACCCGAACTACTCCGAGCCCAGATACTACGTGATGTCGGCTCAGTTCGACCCCAACGGTCCGGTCCGGAACGCCTACGGCGAGAACGTCAGCGCCATGTGCGACGCGGGCGTCATCATCGGTCCGGATGGCACTCCGGCCACGGTTCCCTCCGGCACCGGGCCGACCGATCAATACGGCGTGATCCTCGGGGGACCCCTGATTCCCTGCGCGGACGCCGGGTACAACATCATGGCCGGACCGGCCTTCTTCCCGTACAGGTTCTCCGTCAACCCGAGCATCAGCCTCCTCGACAACGCCGTCTCCATCCACCTGCTGGCCGACGGCGGCTACGGCAAGGTGGGGCTGGACGGCGCGCAGGAGTGGGGGCACCGCTACAACAACAGCTACGACTCCCGCTGCGAGTGCGACCCGGTCTGGGTCGCGGGTGACCGGTATCGCTCCCAGGCAACCTGGGGCTACTTCGACGCCGACTTCTGGAAGCTCCGCGAGGTCGGGGTCCGCTACAACTTCACCCAGGCGATGGCCAATCGCATAGGGGCGGATCGCGCGTCGCTGTCCTTCTCGGGCCGCGAACTGTGGACCATCTGGCAGCGCCAGAAGGAGGTGGGCAACTTCCTCGGCACGCAGGCCGGGAATCCCGGTCTCCCGGTTCTCGACCCCGAAATGGGCACGTCCGATTTCGGGAGCGCGAACCACAGGCTCATGGCGCCGCTTACGAGCATGCACCTCGAGATGCGGGTCACCTTCTGA
- a CDS encoding carboxypeptidase regulatory-like domain-containing protein, whose amino-acid sequence MNLLSGLPSEFLSAVRARVGLLALIPAVVLGPASVLAQRPLHGVVADQATLSLIDSARVTVVGTGLEAVTGGDGTFSFEGVPLGALAVRIEAPGYPVVVEQVEVARDVVLYMQVMMPRTDVILGELATPPAATGEARTAAELVARKVLDMNPNSGNLGLNTNPVRLRGTGTFGLGGEPAVFLDGVRIGTFGPAMEVLSQIPARDVRNIRVLRGAASAFLQGSADGSIHIETRSGPG is encoded by the coding sequence ATGAATCTGCTTTCCGGCCTGCCAAGCGAGTTCCTGTCCGCCGTGCGCGCGAGGGTCGGCCTTCTGGCCCTCATCCCCGCCGTCGTCCTCGGGCCGGCGTCGGTCCTGGCCCAGAGACCGCTCCACGGCGTTGTCGCAGATCAGGCCACGCTGTCTCTCATCGACTCGGCCAGGGTGACGGTGGTCGGCACCGGGCTTGAGGCGGTTACCGGCGGGGACGGCACCTTCTCGTTCGAGGGCGTGCCGCTCGGCGCCCTGGCCGTGCGCATCGAGGCGCCGGGATACCCGGTGGTGGTGGAGCAGGTGGAGGTGGCGCGCGACGTCGTGCTCTACATGCAGGTCATGATGCCCAGGACCGATGTCATCCTGGGAGAGCTCGCGACCCCGCCGGCCGCCACGGGCGAAGCCAGGACCGCCGCCGAACTCGTGGCCCGCAAGGTCCTGGACATGAACCCGAACTCCGGGAATCTGGGCCTGAACACGAACCCGGTGCGCCTGCGCGGGACCGGGACCTTCGGGCTCGGCGGCGAACCGGCGGTGTTCCTCGACGGGGTCCGGATCGGAACCTTCGGCCCCGCCATGGAGGTGCTGAGCCAGATTCCGGCGCGCGATGTACGCAACATCCGGGTGCTGCGCGGGGCGGCCTCGGCATTCCTTCAGGGATCCGCGGACGGCTCCATCCATATCGAGACTCGATCGGGTCCGGGCTGA